A single genomic interval of Metasolibacillus fluoroglycofenilyticus harbors:
- a CDS encoding DUF881 domain-containing protein, giving the protein MKNNKNLHITLISFVIGFMLAVQYNTMQNPKERDTRDIWEIRQALSEEKKRHSELLTNIQALNEVVRKYEDVESSDPELVLRETVTDLHRQIGLLPVTGPGLTLKIKPAKELIEYGYQIEAISPELLFRLVNDIYRNGGQYVEIDKQRLLHTSAIREINGVTTINSVPISKTDVEIKIIMSSEELAQRLYNYLLSSSLMDEFYIDNLELVVNEVESSISIKNIATQITSSYLSETNKGD; this is encoded by the coding sequence ATGAAAAATAATAAAAACCTGCATATTACACTTATTTCCTTTGTCATTGGTTTTATGCTAGCAGTGCAATATAATACGATGCAAAATCCGAAAGAGCGAGATACAAGAGATATTTGGGAAATACGGCAAGCACTATCAGAGGAGAAAAAGCGACATTCTGAGCTATTGACGAATATTCAAGCATTGAATGAAGTCGTTCGGAAATATGAGGATGTTGAATCAAGCGACCCGGAGCTAGTGTTGCGAGAAACAGTAACTGATTTGCATCGTCAAATAGGCTTACTGCCTGTTACAGGGCCAGGTTTAACATTGAAGATAAAGCCTGCTAAAGAATTAATTGAGTATGGCTATCAGATTGAAGCCATCTCTCCAGAGTTACTCTTTCGATTAGTCAATGATATTTACCGTAATGGTGGTCAATATGTCGAAATTGACAAACAAAGGCTGCTACATACCTCGGCTATTCGGGAGATTAACGGCGTCACGACAATAAATAGCGTACCAATCAGTAAAACTGATGTAGAAATTAAAATAATTATGTCATCTGAAGAACTAGCGCAAAGATTGTACAATTATTTACTATCATCCTCATTGATGGACGAGTTTTACATTGATAACTTAGAGCTCGTTGTAAATGAGGTAGAAAGCTCTATTTCAATTAAAAATATAGCAACTCAAATAACAAGCAGCTATTTGAGTGAGACGAATAAAGGGGATTAG
- a CDS encoding small basic family protein, whose amino-acid sequence MWLPLLGLILGIALGLLTDIQIPAVYENYLSIAVLAALDTMFGGIRAKLQEVYDDKVFISGFFFNIALAAGLAFLGVHIGVDLYLAAIFAFGVRLFQNIAVIRRIVLTKLDERKAKKQEKIYESH is encoded by the coding sequence ATGTGGCTGCCACTTTTAGGACTGATTTTAGGTATTGCGCTAGGTTTGCTAACGGATATTCAAATTCCGGCGGTATATGAAAATTATTTATCTATTGCTGTATTAGCTGCCCTTGATACAATGTTTGGTGGTATACGGGCAAAGTTGCAGGAAGTATACGATGATAAAGTGTTTATCTCAGGTTTTTTCTTTAATATAGCCCTTGCGGCAGGACTTGCCTTTTTAGGTGTCCATATCGGGGTTGATTTATATTTAGCGGCAATTTTTGCATTCGGCGTTCGACTTTTTCAAAATATAGCAGTCATTCGACGGATTGTATTAACGAAGCTTGATGAGCGAAAAGCAAAAAAGCAAGAGAAAATATATGAATCTCATTAA
- the ftsA gene encoding cell division protein FtsA, translating into MSQQDIYISLDIGSSSIKVLIGEMSEQQLHVIGVGHVKSTGIRKGAIVDIDATVQSIKKAVEQAERMTGIKIHDVILGVPANQTFLQPVKGVVAVNSENREIGDDDLERVIESAQVMSIPPERELVNLIPKQFIVDNLDEIKDPRGMIGIRLEMDATMITTSKTLLHNVLRCVERAGLQIREIYLQPLAAGYFALTEDEKNQGTAYIDLGGGSTTIAVFEEGLLNHTGVIPVGGEHITKDLSIVLKTPTEQAEKIKRQFGHAFYDDASDDELFEVPVVGTDTTDQYNQRYIAEIIGVRLEEMFELVLDELARLGVRDLPGGIVITGGVAQLEGIAQLAREVMQTRVRVFVPDYIGVRDPAFTTSVGLIRYAYADDKFYGRSPITDASPYIAATTQSTPAKKQSQQVEYTDNSNKVSVIDRAKNIFNKFFE; encoded by the coding sequence TTGAGTCAACAAGATATATATATTTCGCTGGATATCGGATCATCCTCTATTAAAGTGCTAATAGGTGAAATGAGCGAGCAACAATTACATGTAATTGGTGTCGGTCACGTAAAATCGACTGGAATTCGTAAAGGCGCCATTGTTGATATTGATGCGACAGTACAATCAATTAAAAAAGCAGTTGAGCAGGCTGAAAGAATGACGGGCATTAAAATACACGATGTTATACTAGGAGTACCAGCAAATCAAACATTTTTACAACCGGTAAAAGGTGTTGTTGCTGTAAACAGTGAGAATCGTGAAATTGGCGATGATGATTTAGAGCGCGTCATCGAATCTGCACAAGTAATGTCTATCCCACCAGAACGTGAATTAGTGAACTTAATACCTAAGCAATTTATTGTGGATAATCTTGATGAAATTAAAGATCCGCGCGGTATGATAGGCATTCGTTTAGAAATGGATGCAACGATGATTACGACTTCGAAAACTTTGTTACATAACGTGCTGCGTTGTGTAGAACGAGCTGGATTACAAATTCGAGAAATTTATTTACAGCCTTTAGCGGCAGGTTATTTTGCTTTAACAGAAGATGAAAAGAATCAAGGTACAGCTTACATCGATTTAGGTGGAGGTTCAACAACAATCGCTGTTTTTGAGGAGGGCTTATTAAATCATACAGGGGTTATCCCAGTAGGCGGAGAGCATATTACAAAAGATTTATCAATTGTCTTAAAAACACCGACAGAACAAGCTGAAAAAATAAAAAGACAGTTTGGACATGCCTTCTATGACGATGCTTCAGATGACGAATTATTTGAAGTTCCTGTAGTAGGAACAGATACAACAGATCAATATAACCAGCGTTATATTGCCGAAATTATCGGTGTGCGTTTAGAAGAAATGTTTGAGCTAGTGCTAGATGAATTAGCGCGCTTAGGTGTGCGTGATTTGCCAGGAGGCATTGTTATTACTGGTGGCGTAGCACAGCTAGAAGGAATTGCACAGCTTGCACGAGAAGTGATGCAGACGCGTGTGCGCGTGTTTGTGCCAGATTACATTGGCGTGCGCGATCCAGCGTTTACAACATCGGTAGGGTTAATTCGTTATGCATATGCGGATGATAAGTTCTACGGAAGAAGTCCAATAACAGATGCATCACCATATATTGCGGCAACGACACAATCGACTCCTGCTAAAAAGCAATCTCAGCAAGTAGAATATACAGATAATAGTAATAAAGTAAGCGTGATTGATAGAGCAAAAAATATTTTTAATAAATTTTTTGAATAG
- the ftsZ gene encoding cell division protein FtsZ yields MLEFDTSSDQLAVIKVIGVGGGGNNAVNRMIEHGVQGVDFIAVNTDAQALNLSKAEHKLQIGGKLTRGLGAGANPEVGKKAAEESREQIEEVLRGADMVFVTAGMGGGTGTGAAPVIAQIARDLGALTVGVVTRPFSFEGRKRQTQAVGGIGAMKEAVDTLIVIPNDKLLQIVDKSTPMLEAFREADNVLRQGVQGISDLIATPGLINLDFADVKTIMSDKGSALMGIGIASGENRATEAAKKAISSPLLETSIDGAKGVIMNITGGTNLSLFEVQEAADIVASASDEEVNMIFGSVINDSLDDEIIVTVIATGFSDDILTQRQNVRPSMGARQQAPAQQQPSRQEAVQQEAPRQTQNYQQEDTLDIPTFLRNRRNRG; encoded by the coding sequence ATGTTAGAATTTGATACAAGTAGTGATCAGCTTGCTGTCATCAAAGTAATTGGAGTAGGTGGTGGCGGTAATAACGCTGTTAATCGTATGATTGAACATGGTGTACAAGGTGTAGATTTTATTGCAGTAAATACAGATGCTCAAGCTTTAAATCTATCAAAAGCTGAACATAAATTACAGATTGGTGGAAAGCTCACACGTGGATTAGGCGCAGGGGCAAATCCAGAAGTCGGTAAAAAAGCAGCCGAAGAAAGCCGAGAGCAAATTGAAGAAGTATTACGCGGTGCAGATATGGTATTCGTTACTGCTGGTATGGGTGGCGGAACTGGTACTGGTGCAGCGCCAGTAATTGCTCAAATTGCACGTGATTTAGGTGCATTAACAGTAGGTGTTGTTACACGTCCGTTTTCATTTGAGGGACGCAAGCGTCAAACACAGGCGGTTGGCGGTATCGGCGCAATGAAAGAAGCTGTCGACACACTGATTGTTATCCCTAATGATAAGCTATTGCAAATTGTTGATAAATCAACGCCTATGCTAGAGGCATTCCGTGAAGCAGACAATGTATTGCGTCAGGGTGTACAAGGCATTTCAGATTTAATTGCAACACCTGGTTTAATTAACTTAGACTTTGCCGATGTTAAGACAATTATGTCTGACAAAGGCTCTGCGTTAATGGGGATTGGTATTGCTTCCGGCGAAAACCGTGCGACAGAAGCTGCGAAAAAAGCTATTTCAAGTCCGCTACTTGAAACATCAATTGATGGTGCAAAAGGCGTGATAATGAATATTACAGGTGGTACAAACCTAAGCTTATTTGAAGTACAGGAAGCAGCTGATATTGTAGCTTCTGCATCAGATGAAGAGGTAAATATGATTTTTGGTTCGGTTATTAATGATAGCCTTGACGATGAAATTATTGTAACTGTTATTGCAACAGGCTTCTCGGATGATATACTAACGCAGCGTCAAAATGTGCGACCAAGTATGGGAGCACGTCAACAAGCTCCTGCACAGCAACAGCCATCACGTCAAGAGGCCGTTCAGCAAGAAGCACCGCGCCAAACACAAAACTATCAGCAAGAAGATACGTTAGACATTCCAACATTTTTACGCAATCGTAGAAATCGCGGATAA
- a CDS encoding sigma-E processing peptidase SpoIIGA produces MVGEWLVLINTLFNYLLVLFISKITNVYVTKKRALVAAFISGTFSAIFTPSLFIGVISALLLAGIAFSFRYRILLKQIAVLVVATIFLGGLLTAVQPFLAGRSLFFYITLCSLLAIFSSKWAEIKWRDFWQQKIQASYVVTCKLHLGDTELQLRGFIDTGNMCTEPISQQPVHFISYRMIKDKLPATINDAINSWDAAAPYNLSMFPREWLTSIRLIPLTTVQHKAIVPAFRLTEWTINEEKVTGHYVVLTKNDANFPQQADMMLHVLALSNQQ; encoded by the coding sequence ATGGTTGGCGAATGGCTTGTATTGATAAATACACTATTTAATTATTTACTGGTCTTGTTTATTAGCAAAATAACAAATGTGTATGTGACGAAAAAGCGAGCGCTTGTTGCTGCTTTTATAAGTGGTACATTTAGTGCTATTTTTACACCATCATTATTCATAGGTGTCATAAGTGCTCTTTTATTAGCAGGCATTGCTTTTTCATTCCGATATCGCATTTTACTGAAACAAATAGCGGTACTTGTTGTGGCAACTATATTTCTAGGAGGCTTATTAACAGCGGTACAACCTTTTTTGGCAGGTCGTTCATTGTTTTTTTATATCACGCTTTGTAGCTTACTTGCTATTTTTAGTTCAAAGTGGGCAGAAATAAAGTGGAGAGACTTTTGGCAGCAAAAAATACAGGCAAGCTATGTAGTGACATGCAAATTGCATTTAGGTGATACAGAATTGCAGCTACGTGGTTTTATAGATACCGGAAATATGTGTACGGAGCCTATTAGTCAGCAGCCGGTGCATTTTATTTCCTATCGCATGATTAAGGATAAGCTACCTGCAACCATTAATGATGCCATTAATTCATGGGACGCAGCAGCACCTTATAATTTATCCATGTTTCCACGTGAATGGTTGACATCTATTCGCCTTATTCCACTGACAACTGTACAGCATAAGGCGATTGTACCTGCATTTCGTTTAACAGAATGGACGATTAATGAAGAAAAGGTGACCGGACACTATGTCGTACTAACCAAAAATGATGCCAATTTTCCGCAGCAAGCCGATATGATGCTTCATGTTTTAGCGCTTTCCAATCAACAATAA
- the sigE gene encoding RNA polymerase sporulation sigma factor SigE has translation MQKLVAYLQNIWSKFFRKGTYYIGGHDSLPVPLTREEELTVVEAFMNGDLSARDTLIERNLRLVVYIARRFDNTGTPIEDLISIGSIGLIKAIETFNKEKNIKLATYASRCIENEILMHLRKTSRMKGEVSFDEPLNSDADGNELLLSDILGTEVHIITNDVERKIERQHMFSAINCLNPREKYIMECRFGLNGKEEMTQKEVADHLGISQSYISRLEKKIILELREYLNAPIA, from the coding sequence ATTCAAAAACTAGTAGCGTATTTGCAAAATATTTGGAGTAAGTTCTTTCGCAAAGGAACATACTATATAGGAGGACATGATTCATTGCCAGTACCATTGACTAGAGAAGAAGAATTAACTGTCGTTGAAGCCTTTATGAATGGAGATTTATCTGCAAGAGATACATTAATTGAGCGAAATTTGCGTCTTGTTGTTTATATTGCGCGACGCTTTGATAATACAGGTACACCGATTGAGGATTTAATTAGTATCGGTTCAATTGGCTTAATTAAAGCAATTGAGACATTTAATAAAGAAAAGAATATAAAGCTTGCAACATACGCTTCACGTTGCATTGAGAATGAAATTTTAATGCATTTACGCAAAACAAGCCGTATGAAGGGTGAAGTATCATTTGATGAGCCGTTAAATTCAGATGCAGATGGCAATGAATTATTATTATCTGATATTTTAGGAACAGAAGTACACATTATTACAAATGATGTCGAGCGTAAAATTGAACGTCAACATATGTTCAGCGCTATTAATTGTCTAAACCCACGCGAAAAATACATTATGGAATGTCGCTTTGGATTGAATGGCAAGGAAGAAATGACACAAAAGGAAGTAGCAGATCATTTAGGCATTTCGCAATCATATATTTCAAGATTAGAGAAAAAAATAATACTGGAATTAAGAGAGTATCTAAATGCGCCAATTGCATAA
- the sigG gene encoding RNA polymerase sporulation sigma factor SigG has protein sequence MRTKVELCGVDTSKLPVLKHEEMRELFIQLQAGNVAVREELVICNLRLVLSIVGRFSYRGEQADDLFQVGCIGLLKAIDHFDLKHNVRFSTYAVPMIIGEIRRHLRDHHALRVSRSLRDIAYKAMQAKERFVTENLYEPTIEQLAAAIEMKPEDVLFALDAIQDPVSLQEPIYSDSGDAMYLMDQLKGEVSEEQWVDYVSVKESLQKLDERQQLIVAKRFYYGETQTEIAKSLGISQAQISRLEKSAIELMQSDYLQQ, from the coding sequence ATGCGAACAAAAGTAGAGCTATGCGGTGTGGATACATCGAAGCTTCCAGTTTTAAAGCATGAAGAAATGCGTGAGTTATTCATACAATTACAAGCAGGAAATGTAGCTGTACGTGAGGAGCTAGTTATTTGTAATTTACGTTTAGTATTGAGTATTGTTGGACGTTTTTCATATCGTGGTGAGCAGGCAGACGATTTATTTCAAGTAGGTTGCATCGGTTTATTAAAAGCGATTGATCATTTTGATTTAAAGCATAATGTCCGATTTTCGACATATGCTGTACCGATGATTATTGGTGAAATTCGTAGACATTTACGCGACCATCATGCACTTCGGGTGTCACGTTCGTTAAGAGATATTGCTTATAAAGCGATGCAGGCGAAAGAAAGATTTGTTACTGAAAATTTATATGAGCCAACGATTGAGCAATTAGCAGCTGCAATTGAAATGAAGCCTGAAGATGTTTTATTCGCACTTGATGCAATTCAAGACCCGGTTTCATTGCAGGAGCCTATTTATTCAGATAGCGGCGATGCAATGTATTTAATGGACCAGTTAAAGGGAGAGGTATCGGAAGAACAGTGGGTAGATTATGTTTCAGTGAAGGAGAGTCTACAAAAATTAGACGAAAGGCAGCAGTTAATTGTAGCAAAGCGCTTTTACTACGGTGAAACACAAACAGAAATTGCAAAATCACTAGGGATATCGCAAGCGCAAATTTCTCGCTTAGAAAAAAGCGCCATTGAACTCATGCAATCAGATTATTTACAGCAGTGA
- a CDS encoding PRC-barrel domain-containing protein, with protein MRFSVAQQKEIIEAGSGRFIGYIVDAEICEKSGMITGFLVAEPKKILHIFQAEEATRKIAIQDILTIGKDVILVKGIMS; from the coding sequence ATGCGTTTTTCTGTTGCGCAGCAAAAGGAAATTATTGAGGCAGGAAGCGGGCGCTTTATCGGCTATATTGTCGATGCTGAAATTTGCGAAAAAAGTGGGATGATTACGGGCTTTCTTGTTGCAGAGCCGAAAAAAATATTGCATATTTTTCAGGCGGAAGAAGCAACGCGAAAAATCGCTATTCAGGATATTTTAACTATCGGGAAGGATGTTATTTTAGTCAAAGGAATAATGTCATAA
- a CDS encoding YggS family pyridoxal phosphate-dependent enzyme, which yields MTKIIGNLEQIQKKIKQAQERSGAQQQVHIVAVTKEVDVERTNEAIAAGLLHLGENRPEGLLAKREAIQQAASWHYIGSLQTRKVKQVINEIDYLHSLDRLSLAEEIEKRAEQVVKCFVQVNVSGEESKHGLTAEEAIAFLHSLSEMTKIEVVGLMTMAPYSADEQLLRSVFRNLKKLQQEVVALKLPYAPCTELSMGMSNDYEIAVEEGATFVRIGTALVG from the coding sequence TTGACAAAAATTATTGGAAATTTAGAGCAAATTCAAAAGAAGATAAAACAAGCGCAAGAGCGAAGTGGTGCGCAGCAGCAAGTGCATATTGTCGCAGTGACAAAAGAGGTTGACGTAGAGCGCACAAATGAAGCAATTGCAGCAGGCCTGTTACATTTAGGGGAAAATCGCCCAGAAGGATTGCTTGCGAAAAGAGAAGCTATACAACAAGCAGCAAGCTGGCATTATATTGGTTCGTTGCAGACGCGCAAAGTGAAGCAAGTAATAAACGAAATTGATTACTTACATTCATTGGATCGCTTGAGCTTAGCAGAGGAAATCGAAAAGCGAGCAGAGCAAGTTGTTAAATGCTTCGTTCAAGTAAATGTATCAGGAGAAGAATCGAAGCATGGCTTGACAGCTGAAGAAGCAATCGCCTTTCTCCATAGCTTAAGTGAAATGACAAAAATTGAAGTTGTTGGCTTAATGACAATGGCACCGTATTCAGCTGATGAGCAGCTTCTCCGTTCAGTGTTTCGCAATTTGAAAAAATTACAGCAGGAAGTTGTGGCACTAAAGCTGCCGTACGCACCTTGTACAGAACTTTCGATGGGGATGTCAAATGATTATGAGATTGCCGTTGAGGAAGGTGCGACATTTGTAAGAATTGGCACAGCTCTTGTTGGCTAG
- a CDS encoding cell division protein SepF, translating into MSMKNKIKNFFYLDEEEEMETVQTTPKTSYEPPKQQDQPRPVVNNRVKKERKISIHEEPVPPQTVNNVVSLQAAASSKGSKVILIEPRVYAEAQDIAEHLKNKRATIVNLQRIDIDQGRRIIDFLSGTVYALGGDIQRVGVDIFLCTPDNVEVSGEISSYLEDI; encoded by the coding sequence ATGAGTATGAAAAATAAAATAAAAAACTTCTTTTACTTAGATGAAGAAGAAGAGATGGAAACAGTTCAAACAACGCCGAAAACTTCATACGAGCCACCGAAGCAACAAGACCAGCCAAGGCCTGTCGTTAATAATCGTGTAAAAAAAGAACGTAAAATTTCAATACATGAAGAGCCTGTACCACCACAAACGGTCAATAATGTAGTTAGTTTACAAGCTGCTGCGTCGTCGAAAGGCTCAAAAGTGATACTTATTGAGCCGCGTGTTTATGCGGAAGCGCAGGATATTGCAGAGCATTTAAAAAATAAACGTGCGACAATTGTTAACTTACAGCGCATCGACATTGACCAAGGTAGACGTATCATTGATTTTCTAAGCGGCACAGTCTATGCATTAGGTGGGGACATTCAACGAGTGGGTGTTGATATTTTCTTATGCACACCAGACAATGTAGAAGTGTCGGGCGAAATCTCAAGTTACTTAGAAGATATTTAG
- a CDS encoding YggT family protein → MIIYQIIGQVFTIYTFMIIGYILMSWIPAAQDSAVGRFLATLCEPYLGFFRKFIPPLGMIDISPIIALFALRFIQQGVFIVISYII, encoded by the coding sequence ATGATTATTTATCAAATTATTGGCCAAGTGTTTACAATATATACATTTATGATAATTGGCTATATTTTAATGTCTTGGATACCAGCAGCACAAGATTCAGCAGTAGGGCGTTTTTTAGCAACGCTTTGTGAGCCATATCTAGGCTTTTTTAGAAAATTCATTCCACCGCTTGGCATGATTGATATTTCACCGATTATTGCATTGTTCGCATTACGCTTTATTCAGCAAGGTGTTTTCATCGTCATTAGTTATATAATTTAA
- a CDS encoding RNA-binding protein produces the protein MERLVQHFRKDEQPFIEQVVGWQREVEDRYAPKLTDFLDPRERFIVFSIIGQTDDLEVKTEGKFDAAERERLIIAPSYFAATTEEFQITIFRVQYPAKFVQLKHPDVLGALLSLGIDRSKFGDIRVAESTIQFAVAGEVADYVRANLTSIGKVKVHLEEVGEQIPLIQLEEQWVEQLVLIPSMRLDVVIATILNMSRQKSQNLVSSGRVKVNWTVRENASFELQEGDIVSVRGFGRFKVLMTEGRTKKDKIRLQIGRLEQKS, from the coding sequence ATGGAGCGTTTAGTTCAGCATTTTAGGAAGGATGAGCAGCCATTTATTGAACAAGTTGTGGGCTGGCAACGAGAAGTAGAGGATCGTTATGCACCGAAACTAACTGATTTTTTAGACCCGCGAGAACGTTTTATCGTATTTTCTATTATCGGACAGACGGATGACTTAGAAGTAAAGACAGAGGGCAAATTTGATGCAGCAGAGCGCGAACGTCTAATCATTGCACCAAGCTATTTTGCAGCAACAACCGAGGAGTTTCAAATTACTATTTTCCGCGTTCAATATCCCGCAAAATTTGTGCAATTAAAGCATCCTGATGTGCTTGGCGCACTATTATCACTAGGGATAGATAGAAGCAAGTTTGGGGATATTCGAGTAGCGGAGAGCACGATTCAATTTGCAGTTGCAGGTGAAGTTGCTGATTACGTAAGAGCTAATTTGACGAGCATTGGAAAAGTAAAGGTTCATCTAGAGGAAGTAGGGGAGCAAATACCGCTTATTCAATTAGAGGAGCAATGGGTAGAGCAGCTTGTTTTAATACCTTCGATGCGACTAGATGTTGTGATTGCAACGATTTTAAATATGTCACGTCAAAAGTCACAAAACTTAGTATCATCAGGCAGAGTGAAGGTCAATTGGACGGTGCGCGAGAATGCAAGCTTTGAATTGCAAGAGGGTGATATCGTTTCTGTCAGGGGTTTTGGACGCTTCAAGGTACTTATGACGGAAGGACGAACAAAAAAGGATAAAATTCGTTTACAAATAGGTCGTTTAGAGCAAAAATCATAA
- a CDS encoding DivIVA domain-containing protein, with product MPLSPLDIHNKEFTRGFRGYAEDEVNEFLNQIIKDYEIILRDKKELEEKVKMMSQQINHFNTLEDTLQKSIVVAQDAAEELRRNSQKEAKLIVKEAEKNADRIVNDALTKARKITIEIDELKKQSKVFRNRFKMLVEAQLDLLNTDDWEHLLEYDVDLTDIQEQVKVGENDEN from the coding sequence ATGCCGTTATCACCGCTTGATATACATAATAAGGAGTTTACGAGAGGCTTTCGCGGCTATGCGGAGGACGAAGTAAATGAATTTTTAAACCAAATTATTAAAGATTATGAAATTATTTTGCGCGACAAAAAAGAGCTTGAAGAGAAAGTGAAAATGATGTCACAGCAAATTAATCATTTTAATACGCTTGAAGATACATTGCAAAAATCCATCGTTGTAGCACAGGATGCTGCTGAGGAGCTTCGTCGTAATTCACAAAAGGAAGCGAAGCTCATTGTCAAAGAGGCTGAAAAAAATGCTGATCGCATTGTTAACGATGCTTTGACAAAAGCACGTAAAATTACAATTGAAATTGATGAGCTAAAAAAGCAATCAAAGGTTTTCCGCAATCGCTTCAAAATGCTCGTTGAAGCACAGCTAGATTTATTAAATACCGATGACTGGGAGCATTTGCTTGAATACGATGTGGACTTAACTGATATTCAAGAGCAAGTAAAAGTAGGCGAAAACGACGAAAACTAA